The window ATTAGGTTATGATCCCACCACCGACGATTACAAGCTGGTTAGGGTTGTGCAGTTTTATGGTGACAGTGAGTACTCTTGTGATTCGGAGGTGAAGGTCTACTCACTTAGGACCAATTCATGGAGAAGGATCAGGGACATGCCATACCATCTCAGCTACGAACGTGGATTTGGGGTTCTGAACAATTCATGGAGAAAGATCAGGGACATGCCATACCATCTCAGCTACAAACGTGGATATGGGGTTCTTGCAAATTATGCTCTTCATTGGGTTGCAATGCGCGAGACAGGACGTGACACTGCCTCCACTTTTATCGTTTCCTTCGACCTACAAGATGAATATTATCGAGAGATTCCACTACCTGACTTTGTGGACGATGAGTTTCATATGACTGTTGGGGTTCTTGGCGGACAACTCTGCTTGCTCTGCAACTTCTTCAGGGTCCGTGTTGAGGTTTGGGTGATGAAGGAATATGGCGTGAGGGATTCTTGGTTGAAACAGTTCTCCATTGAACAACCAGATGTGATAAGTTCTTTTATGTTTGTCAGACCAATTTGCTATTCAAAGAATGGGGATGTTATACTCGACAAGGATTCAGAAGCGCCGCTTCTCCTGTATGATTCCCTTAGGGAAAGGGTTAGGAATCTTAGGATTCGCGGTGCTCCAGATAGGATGGAAACAGAGATCTGTGTTGGGAGTCTCGTTCCACTCAATGCGAAGGATGGAACTGAACAACCAGCAATGATGAAAAAGCACAGGAAGCATAAGAAGAGAAGGTTCATGGAGCAGAGGTAATAATCTATTTATTGGCATGGCAATTGGTAGAGCAGATATACATTTCAACATTCAAGCTAGAATTCctatatttgaaattttttcctCCTCTGTTCATTTACACCCTAGCTGTGAAAAATTGTtagtttcatataaaaaaacaaCTCCCATAGATgtgtttctttcccttctttcttctgtcTGAAGTTGTAATGAAATTAATCAAGTTTTAAGCTGTTTGCCAATGAATAAAAATTAGGCTGAAATATTGAAATTTGTATATCAATGCTGAATTGACATGATATGGTGGAGAGAATGGTAGGCTTACCTCTTATTGACTAATTGAAGATTCCACCCTGACTTGAGTGGACTGAAGGAAGATAATTTGTGAAGCCAAACCTAAGGTAGTTTGGAGTTGAGGCTTATTTTGAGTTTTACATGCTTGTCTTGTACTCCTTTGTAATGGAAGTTTATTGATACTTTTTGGGAATGCTTTTTCTTAACAAACTCTATTCTCAAATTGAAATAACACTagatctcttttcttcttcatgctgTTGGCTGCATTCTATCTGCTTAGAGTATTGGTGATGTTTAAATtaatgtcaggtgggtacataTTCAATGATCTACCACGCCTATTAATGAACGAGCCAATGATATGCATAGGAGTAGGGTAGATATTATGATATTTATTGGGCCAATCAACCCACAATGAGGATGTATATTCTCACAGACACAAACCCATGCAAGTATTGCATCTCAGTTAAAGGTTAGGCATCAGTATCAGAGATCGATAGATAcagatactgatactgatactgatactatATTGATCTGTCATATCAGCCCATATCATATCAGGTACTGGTGATATCAATATGTATCATCTGATACGATACTAATACCTTGAACCATGTAACTCGTGGGGATGTGGTCTTTGTAGATAATTTATATCATTTACAAACTAGGTGACATGTACGGACATCCATATATAAAACTGACTACATTAAACCTTGTTGGGAATAACCCCACATTGACCAAGTTTGGGAACTTGGATGATTTTTCATATACTTGTTAGATCTCTCCTCTTAAGTTGAACACTTTCATTATGTTATCCGAGCACCTTGCTTATCATTAATGATACTATTTTTGTATCAGAATAGGGAGAAACTTCATTGGAAGTGTATGAACATATCTAGCCTGAGGAAGGAAACTGGATGATGGATTTGTGATGAAAATTGTTCCATTATATGAAGGTATAGGCTCTTGGGTGGTGTAAACTATGATCCTCTAAATGAATAAGCTGTCATGTAATATAATTATACTAAGATGCCCAGTACACCTATAGAGTTTCCTGTTAGATTCAACTTTTGCTGTCTCATTGTTAAGGGATACAGTTACGACCCCACAACCATTGATTACAAGCTGGTAAGGGTTGTGCAGTTTTATGGTGACGATGGCTACTCTTACGATTTTGCGGTGAAGAAGGTCTActcacttagcaccaatgaatGGAGAAGGATTGTGGACATGCCATTTCATCTTGCTAGATGGTACCTGACCGCCTCCAGTTTTATCGTTTCATCTGACCTTCAAGATGAGGAGTATTGAGAGGTGCCACTACCTGACTTTGTGGGCAATGGGTTTCATATGAATGCCGGGGTTCTTGGAGGACATCTCTATG is drawn from Macadamia integrifolia cultivar HAES 741 chromosome 7, SCU_Mint_v3, whole genome shotgun sequence and contains these coding sequences:
- the LOC122084614 gene encoding F-box protein CPR1-like isoform X2 — protein: MAEFTEKITEEEAIPTKNLPEVLIADILSRLPVKSLLKFRCVCKTWCALIADPAFVKEHLNRSLASNSNLSLIFRRCALFSVDLDTCEQRAAVELDHPLKSPHLATEVLGSCNGLLCISNSDEDILLWNPSIRRHHKLPITPIEFPVRFDSPRLIVYGLGYDPTTDDYKLVRVVQFYGDSEYSCDSEVKVYSLRTNSWRRIRDMPYHLSYERGFGVLNNSWRKIRDMPYHLSYKRGYGVLANYALHWVAMRETGRDTASTFIVSFDLQDEYYREIPLPDFVDDEFHMTVGVLGGQLCLLCNFFRVRVEVWVMKEYGVRDSWLKQFSIEQPDVISSFMFVRPICYSKNGDVILDKDSEAPLLLYDSLRERVRNLRIRGAPDRMETEICVGSLVPLNAKDGTEQPAMMKKHRKHKKRRFMEQRAG
- the LOC122084614 gene encoding F-box protein CPR1-like isoform X1 gives rise to the protein MAEFTEKITEEEAIPTKNLPEVLIADILSRLPVKSLLKFRCVCKTWCALIADPAFVKEHLNRSLASNSNLSLIFRRCALFSVDLDTCEQRAAVELDHPLKSPHLATEVLGSCNGLLCISNSDEDILLWNPSIRRHHKLPITPIEFPVRFDSPRLIVYGLGYDPTTDDYKLVRVVQFYGDSEYSCDSEVKVYSLRTNSWRRIRDMPYHLSYERGFGVLNNSWRKIRDMPYHLSYKRGYGVLANYALHWVAMRETGRDTASTFIVSFDLQDEYYREIPLPDFVDDEFHMTVGVLGGQLCLLCNFFRVRVEVWVMKEYGVRDSWLKQFSIEQPDVISSFMFVRPICYSKNGDVILDKDSEAPLLLYDSLRERVRNLRIRGAPDRMETEICVGSLVPLNAKDGTEQPAMMKKHRKHKKRRFMEQSWFLFLLGLADVGSAELW